Proteins encoded within one genomic window of Halobacteroides halobius DSM 5150:
- the ftsZ gene encoding cell division protein FtsZ: protein MFEFGSEEPQFADIKVVGVGGGGNNAVNRMVESGLNGVEFIAVNTDGQALVSSRAEVTLQIGEDLTDGLGAGANPEVGANAAEESREMIKEALQGADMVFITAGMGGGTGTGAAPVIANIAKQETEALTVGVVTKPFTVEGRQRMSKAQKGIEKLKEKVDTLIIIPNDRLLDVVEKQTSLVDAFKTADDVLRQGVQGISDLITITGLINLDFADVKTIMTDAGSALMGIGKAAGDERAVDAAKAAIASPLLEASIEGAKGVLLNITGGVDLGLHEANEAAKVISEVADPEANIILGSVVDEEIENEVKVTVIATGFNSQQTSSSKETASIQEETPDQKEEKQTEDDFNIQPFNDNDLDIPAFLRKNKDI from the coding sequence ATGTTTGAATTTGGTTCAGAAGAGCCACAATTTGCTGATATAAAAGTAGTTGGAGTAGGTGGTGGTGGCAATAATGCTGTTAACCGGATGGTTGAATCTGGATTAAACGGAGTAGAGTTTATTGCTGTCAACACAGATGGTCAAGCTTTAGTTTCTTCTCGAGCAGAGGTTACTTTACAGATTGGAGAAGATTTAACAGATGGCTTAGGAGCTGGAGCTAATCCAGAAGTAGGTGCTAATGCTGCTGAAGAGAGTAGAGAAATGATTAAGGAAGCTCTACAAGGGGCAGATATGGTATTTATTACAGCTGGTATGGGAGGAGGTACTGGAACTGGTGCTGCCCCCGTAATAGCTAATATCGCTAAACAAGAAACGGAAGCTTTAACTGTAGGGGTTGTAACTAAGCCTTTTACTGTTGAGGGACGCCAAAGGATGTCCAAGGCTCAAAAAGGTATAGAAAAGTTAAAGGAAAAGGTTGATACTTTAATTATTATTCCTAATGATAGACTATTAGATGTAGTAGAGAAGCAAACTAGTTTGGTTGATGCCTTTAAAACTGCAGATGATGTATTACGCCAGGGGGTACAAGGTATTTCTGATTTAATAACTATTACTGGTTTAATAAATCTTGATTTTGCAGATGTAAAAACAATTATGACTGATGCAGGATCTGCTTTAATGGGTATTGGTAAAGCAGCAGGTGATGAAAGAGCAGTTGATGCAGCTAAAGCAGCTATTGCTTCTCCTTTATTGGAAGCTTCTATAGAGGGGGCCAAGGGAGTATTACTTAATATTACTGGTGGTGTTGATTTAGGTTTACATGAAGCTAATGAGGCTGCTAAAGTTATTTCAGAAGTAGCCGATCCAGAAGCAAATATTATTTTAGGATCGGTTGTAGATGAAGAAATTGAAAATGAGGTTAAAGTAACAGTAATTGCTACAGGATTTAATAGTCAACAAACCTCTTCATCTAAAGAAACTGCTTCAATTCAAGAAGAGACTCCAGATCAAAAGGAAGAGAAACAAACGGAAGATGATTTTAATATTCAACCATTTAATGACAATGATCTGGATATACCAGCTTTTTTAAGGAAAAATAAAGATATTTGA
- the ftsA gene encoding cell division protein FtsA yields MTQRNIVAGIDVGTTKVCTIIAEVNNNGTIEVIGVGTSPSTGLKKGMVVDIDDTVNSIEDSVVKAERMAGVELESVFVGIAGSHISSTNRHGVVAVTGENKEITRNDIDRVIDATKIISMPPERQIIHVIPREFIVDGCKDIKYPLGMSGVRLEAEAHIVTGSVTSIQNLVKSVKEVNIGVEGIVLQPLAASKAVLSESEKDLGVLLVDMGGGTTDIAIFKEGSIWYTSILPVGGDHVTNDIAVGMRTPRDIAEKIKIKHGCAKADLIGQNEKINILDTSGKQQRTISRKVLCNIIEPRIDEIFSLVKEDIEKAGYKGLVPAGAVVTGGGSLLEGVSKLASEKLDMPVRIGAPENIDSLLDCVEGSIYDLDEEYSSFSGENGAIFSTGVGLGYYGAENMTDKTTAKTNRDEEQIVEDLFDKMRKWFKNIL; encoded by the coding sequence GTGACACAACGTAATATAGTCGCTGGAATTGATGTAGGAACAACGAAGGTATGTACAATAATAGCTGAGGTTAATAATAACGGAACTATTGAAGTAATAGGAGTTGGTACTAGCCCTTCTACTGGTTTAAAGAAAGGTATGGTTGTTGATATAGATGATACTGTTAATTCTATAGAGGATTCTGTTGTTAAAGCTGAAAGAATGGCTGGGGTAGAATTGGAGTCGGTATTTGTAGGGATTGCTGGTTCGCATATTTCTTCTACAAATAGACATGGAGTAGTAGCAGTTACTGGTGAGAATAAAGAGATTACCAGAAATGATATTGATCGGGTGATTGATGCTACTAAGATTATTTCTATGCCACCTGAACGGCAAATAATACATGTTATTCCTAGAGAGTTTATTGTTGATGGTTGTAAAGATATTAAATACCCTTTAGGAATGTCTGGAGTTAGATTAGAAGCTGAAGCTCATATTGTTACAGGTTCAGTGACTTCAATTCAAAATTTAGTAAAAAGTGTTAAAGAAGTAAATATAGGAGTAGAAGGGATTGTATTACAGCCTTTGGCCGCAAGTAAGGCTGTTTTGTCTGAGAGTGAAAAAGATTTAGGGGTATTATTAGTGGATATGGGAGGAGGCACCACAGATATTGCCATCTTTAAGGAAGGAAGTATCTGGTATACTTCTATTTTACCTGTGGGTGGGGATCATGTGACAAATGATATTGCTGTAGGGATGCGTACTCCTCGAGATATCGCTGAAAAGATTAAAATTAAACATGGCTGTGCTAAAGCTGATTTAATTGGTCAAAATGAAAAGATAAATATATTAGATACCAGTGGAAAACAACAAAGGACTATTTCTCGGAAGGTATTATGCAATATTATTGAACCTAGAATTGATGAAATCTTTTCGTTAGTTAAAGAAGATATTGAAAAAGCTGGTTATAAAGGCTTAGTTCCAGCAGGAGCTGTTGTAACTGGAGGAGGATCTTTATTAGAAGGAGTCTCTAAATTAGCTTCTGAAAAGCTTGATATGCCTGTTAGAATTGGTGCTCCGGAAAATATTGACTCTTTACTTGATTGTGTAGAAGGTTCTATTTATGATCTTGATGAAGAGTATTCTAGTTTTTCTGGTGAGAATGGTGCTATTTTTTCTACAGGAGTTGGATTAGGTTATTATGGAGCTGAAAATATGACTGATAAAACTACTGCAAAAACAAATAGAGATGAAGAACAGATTGTTGAGGATTTATTTGATAAAATGAGGAAGTGGTTTAAAAATATTCTTTAG
- a CDS encoding cell division protein FtsQ/DivIB — MDKQTILIMIGLLIVLATVNIIYSNYFQIREIKIIGNHLLSDQYVLNYSKVNKKDSIFAIDPENIEDKLLKLSQLKSVEVRRDLPNIVVIEIQERRPIAIIPFQSSYQVIDAQGWILEVSNNLFNWNLPLITGVNIKAQEKRINLSGNIEIAISYLSKLSKKTLVEITEVHVTSQGQFLLFLKQGGEVKLGNKFDIERKAKMLDLIYQDVKSRNLDVEYIDLRSKGNAFLKIK, encoded by the coding sequence TTGGACAAGCAAACTATTTTAATTATGATTGGACTCTTAATAGTTTTGGCAACTGTAAATATTATTTATTCAAATTATTTTCAGATTAGAGAAATAAAGATTATAGGTAATCATTTATTATCCGATCAGTATGTACTTAATTATAGTAAAGTTAATAAAAAAGATAGTATCTTTGCTATTGACCCAGAAAATATAGAAGATAAATTACTAAAACTATCTCAATTAAAATCAGTAGAAGTTAGACGTGATTTACCCAATATAGTAGTAATAGAAATTCAAGAAAGACGTCCAATAGCTATCATCCCTTTTCAATCTTCTTATCAAGTAATTGATGCTCAAGGTTGGATTTTAGAAGTAAGTAATAATTTATTTAATTGGAATTTACCATTGATTACAGGAGTTAATATTAAGGCTCAAGAGAAAAGGATAAATTTAAGTGGTAATATTGAAATTGCTATTAGTTACTTAAGTAAGTTATCTAAAAAAACACTGGTGGAGATAACTGAAGTGCATGTTACATCTCAAGGTCAGTTTCTTTTGTTTTTAAAGCAAGGGGGAGAAGTTAAACTGGGTAATAAATTTGATATTGAACGTAAAGCCAAAATGCTAGATTTGATTTATCAAGATGTTAAATCTAGGAATTTAGATGTAGAGTATATAGATTTAAGGTCTAAAGGAAACGCTTTTTTAAAAATAAAGTAA
- a CDS encoding D-alanine--D-alanine ligase gives MLEDKTIAVIRGGKSKEREVSLKTGKAILAALKKQGFQTIDLDPANDDLYQALSAEKIDVAFIALHGRFGEDGTIQGLLELKGIPYTGSGVLASSLAMDKVTSKRLFKQIEVTTPQFISVSKKDFKEEDEQLKSDIRKELKLPVVIKPALEGSSIGLSIVEEEEKLIDSIENAFKYDREVLIEEYIPGREITVGLLGDEDPMVLPIIEIMPQEGVYDFEAKYTKGMTKFDVPANLNEQVYNQAQQLALQAHQVLKCSGVSRVDLRVTPQGKPYVLEVNTIPGMTETSLLPQAAAAIGIDFQELVVRILKLALNE, from the coding sequence ATGTTAGAAGATAAAACAATTGCTGTTATAAGAGGAGGAAAATCTAAGGAGCGAGAGGTCTCTCTTAAAACAGGAAAAGCTATTTTAGCTGCTTTAAAAAAACAAGGCTTTCAAACAATTGATTTAGATCCTGCTAATGATGATTTATATCAAGCTTTATCTGCTGAAAAAATAGATGTTGCTTTTATTGCTTTACATGGTCGTTTTGGGGAAGATGGTACAATCCAGGGATTATTAGAACTAAAGGGTATCCCTTACACTGGTTCCGGAGTATTAGCTAGCTCTTTAGCTATGGATAAGGTTACTTCTAAGAGACTATTTAAGCAGATAGAAGTTACTACACCTCAGTTTATTTCTGTTTCAAAGAAAGATTTTAAAGAGGAAGATGAACAACTAAAATCTGATATAAGAAAAGAACTAAAGTTACCGGTAGTGATTAAACCTGCTTTAGAAGGGTCTAGTATAGGATTATCTATTGTAGAAGAAGAAGAGAAGCTAATTGATAGTATTGAAAATGCTTTTAAATATGATAGAGAAGTATTAATTGAGGAATATATCCCGGGGCGTGAAATTACGGTTGGTTTATTAGGAGATGAAGATCCAATGGTTTTACCGATTATTGAGATTATGCCTCAAGAAGGTGTTTATGATTTTGAAGCTAAGTATACTAAAGGAATGACTAAATTTGATGTGCCAGCTAATCTAAATGAACAAGTCTATAATCAAGCCCAACAATTAGCATTGCAAGCACATCAAGTTTTAAAATGTAGTGGAGTATCAAGAGTAGACTTAAGAGTTACTCCTCAAGGTAAGCCATATGTTTTAGAAGTAAATACTATCCCTGGAATGACTGAGACTAGTTTGTTACCTCAAGCTGCAGCGGCTATAGGGATTGATTTTCAAGAATTAGTAGTAAGAATTTTAAAGTTAGCTTTAAATGAATAA
- the murA gene encoding UDP-N-acetylglucosamine 1-carboxyvinyltransferase → MARFVIEGGKPLEGEIDINGAKNAVLPILAGTVLAEGQSVISRVPNLRDVRVMKEVLTLLGSKVEDKPGKMIIDTKDVDSCEIPQELMQKMRASVFLMGPLVARFGQVEISQPGGCSIGSRPIDLHLKGLEALGVEFTEDENSLKGKADELKGAEIHLDFPSVGATENIMMAATKAKGLTKIYNAAREPEIVDLQNFLNKLGANIKGAGTDVIKIKGVEKLHAIDYRVIPDRIEAGTFLIGAAITGGQVIAKDLIPVHIESILAKLSETGVKVETIDDKVRVTGVEDWQGVQLKTLPYPGFPTDMQPQFMTFLSIAEGRSVITETIFDNRLQHAKELNKMGANIEVNNSSAIVNGVAKLSGTRVEASDLRAGAALILAGLSAEGKTKVDNIYHIDRGYENIEDKLTKLGANIIRVK, encoded by the coding sequence ATGGCTAGATTTGTGATTGAAGGTGGTAAACCTTTAGAAGGAGAGATAGACATTAATGGGGCTAAAAATGCTGTATTACCAATTTTAGCTGGTACAGTATTAGCAGAAGGGCAATCTGTAATTAGTCGAGTTCCTAATTTAAGAGATGTTAGAGTTATGAAAGAGGTATTAACTCTATTGGGTTCTAAAGTTGAAGATAAGCCAGGTAAAATGATTATAGATACTAAAGATGTAGATAGTTGTGAGATTCCTCAAGAATTGATGCAAAAGATGCGGGCTAGTGTTTTTTTGATGGGGCCTTTAGTAGCTAGGTTTGGTCAAGTTGAAATTTCTCAACCTGGAGGATGTAGCATTGGTTCTCGACCAATTGATTTACATTTGAAAGGATTAGAGGCTTTGGGGGTAGAATTTACTGAAGATGAGAACTCTTTAAAAGGCAAAGCTGATGAATTAAAAGGAGCAGAAATCCACCTTGATTTTCCTAGTGTAGGAGCTACAGAAAATATCATGATGGCTGCTACTAAAGCTAAAGGCTTAACAAAAATTTATAATGCAGCTAGAGAACCTGAAATTGTTGATTTGCAGAATTTTTTAAATAAATTGGGGGCAAATATCAAGGGAGCAGGAACAGATGTAATTAAGATTAAAGGAGTAGAGAAGTTACATGCTATAGATTATCGAGTTATTCCTGATCGTATTGAAGCAGGTACTTTTTTAATTGGAGCAGCAATTACAGGGGGGCAAGTAATTGCTAAAGATCTTATCCCTGTACATATTGAATCAATATTAGCTAAATTATCTGAAACAGGCGTTAAAGTAGAGACTATAGATGATAAAGTAAGGGTAACAGGAGTAGAAGATTGGCAAGGTGTTCAGCTTAAGACCCTACCATATCCTGGATTTCCAACTGATATGCAACCTCAGTTTATGACTTTTCTTTCTATAGCAGAAGGTAGAAGTGTAATTACAGAAACTATTTTTGATAATCGTTTACAACATGCTAAAGAACTAAATAAAATGGGAGCTAATATCGAAGTTAATAATAGTTCAGCTATTGTTAATGGAGTAGCCAAATTGTCTGGAACAAGAGTAGAAGCAAGTGATTTAAGAGCAGGAGCTGCTTTGATTTTAGCTGGTTTATCAGCTGAAGGTAAAACTAAAGTTGATAATATTTATCATATTGATCGTGGTTATGAAAATATCGAAGATAAGTTAACTAAACTTGGTGCAAATATTATACGAGTGAAGTAA
- the murB gene encoding UDP-N-acetylmuramate dehydrogenase: MKEKIKEELVSLLTGRVLFNEPLKNHTSFKIGGMAEALIIPQNKEDLRRLITYLSELELPYWIIGNGTNLLVSDQGLKGVVIKLSKLNKIEINKPTVKAQAGVKLPLLAKKVAKKGLSGLEFGVGLPATVGGAVVMNAGVKEEEIGKLITKVETLSSTGKLKTYSNLDFKYRKSIFQDKDEIVLGVELELNPKKPQLIKSRMKEHLAKRKAKQPLSLPNAGCVFKNPPSDSAGRLIDEAGCKGLTVGGAQVSDKHANFIVNIGEATAEDVLSLMGQVEKSVYKKFGVKLNRELEILF; this comes from the coding sequence ATGAAAGAAAAAATAAAAGAAGAGCTTGTTTCATTGCTAACAGGAAGGGTACTATTTAATGAACCACTAAAGAATCACACTTCTTTTAAAATAGGTGGGATGGCAGAAGCCCTAATTATTCCTCAGAATAAAGAAGACTTAAGAAGGTTGATTACATATTTATCAGAATTAGAATTACCTTATTGGATAATAGGCAATGGAACCAATTTATTAGTCAGTGACCAAGGTTTAAAAGGGGTAGTAATTAAACTATCAAAATTAAATAAAATTGAAATTAATAAGCCAACTGTAAAAGCTCAAGCAGGAGTTAAGTTGCCTTTATTGGCTAAGAAAGTTGCTAAAAAAGGTTTAAGTGGTCTAGAGTTTGGAGTTGGATTACCTGCTACTGTGGGAGGAGCAGTAGTAATGAATGCAGGAGTTAAAGAAGAAGAAATAGGAAAATTAATAACTAAAGTAGAGACTTTATCTTCTACAGGTAAACTAAAAACTTACTCTAATTTAGATTTTAAATATAGAAAAAGTATCTTTCAGGATAAAGATGAAATTGTTTTAGGTGTTGAATTAGAGTTAAATCCTAAAAAACCCCAGTTAATTAAAAGTAGAATGAAAGAGCATTTAGCTAAGCGAAAGGCAAAACAGCCACTATCATTACCTAATGCTGGATGTGTTTTTAAGAATCCTCCTTCTGATTCAGCTGGTAGATTAATTGATGAAGCTGGATGTAAAGGGTTAACTGTTGGTGGAGCTCAAGTATCTGATAAACATGCTAATTTTATTGTCAATATAGGCGAAGCAACAGCGGAAGATGTATTGAGTTTAATGGGGCAAGTAGAAAAATCAGTTTATAAAAAATTTGGAGTTAAACTAAATCGAGAACTAGAGATATTATTTTAA
- the murG gene encoding undecaprenyldiphospho-muramoylpentapeptide beta-N-acetylglucosaminyltransferase, with protein sequence MRVLFSGGGTGGHIYPSLAIAKKLEERVKDSEILFVGTKDGLEADIIPKEGYKLETIHVEGLPRKISLQLARSLLKTGLGLVEAKRIIKNFKPDIVVGTGGYVCGPTVLAASLSKVPTLIHEQNAYPGLTNRMLARVVDKIALSNLDAKKHFSTPEKTILTGNPIRPEILRKDKLTSYKELGLAPQKKIILVFGGSRGAKSINQALVNIYPKLKESDLQVLHITGKRDFSDIAKQAKEQGINNLEAGNIIIKSYSYNMEAALAIADLIISRAGATGLAEITACGIPSILVPYPHAAENHQEHNARSLERNGAAKVILDQNLTGEKLFKLFNKLIKDEPKLNKMAKESKKLGKPNAANKLVDLILSLS encoded by the coding sequence ATGAGGGTTTTATTTTCAGGAGGGGGTACAGGAGGACATATTTATCCTAGTTTAGCTATTGCTAAAAAGTTAGAAGAGAGGGTTAAAGATAGTGAAATCCTATTTGTAGGGACTAAAGATGGTTTAGAGGCAGATATTATTCCTAAAGAAGGGTATAAATTAGAGACTATTCATGTGGAAGGATTACCGAGGAAGATATCACTGCAGTTGGCAAGATCTCTTTTAAAGACGGGTTTAGGTTTAGTTGAAGCTAAAAGAATTATTAAAAATTTCAAGCCGGATATAGTTGTGGGTACAGGAGGTTATGTTTGTGGGCCAACTGTTTTAGCAGCTTCTTTAAGTAAAGTACCTACTTTAATTCATGAGCAAAATGCTTATCCAGGATTGACTAACCGGATGTTGGCCCGGGTAGTAGATAAGATAGCTTTAAGTAATTTAGACGCTAAAAAACATTTTAGTACTCCAGAGAAAACAATATTAACCGGGAATCCAATTCGGCCTGAGATTTTACGTAAAGATAAGTTAACATCTTATAAAGAGTTAGGTCTAGCCCCACAAAAGAAAATAATATTAGTTTTTGGTGGTAGTAGAGGGGCTAAAAGTATCAACCAAGCATTAGTTAATATTTATCCCAAGCTTAAAGAATCTGATCTGCAAGTATTACATATTACTGGCAAAAGGGATTTTTCAGATATTGCTAAACAAGCTAAAGAACAAGGAATAAATAATTTAGAAGCGGGGAATATTATAATTAAGTCTTATTCATATAATATGGAGGCTGCTTTGGCTATAGCTGATTTAATTATTTCTCGAGCTGGAGCAACTGGATTGGCAGAGATTACAGCTTGTGGAATACCTTCTATTTTAGTTCCTTATCCTCATGCTGCTGAGAATCATCAAGAACATAATGCTCGTTCGTTAGAGCGCAATGGAGCAGCAAAGGTTATTCTAGACCAAAATCTAACCGGAGAAAAGTTATTTAAATTATTTAATAAATTGATTAAGGATGAACCAAAATTAAATAAGATGGCTAAGGAAAGTAAAAAGTTAGGCAAACCTAATGCTGCTAATAAATTAGTAGATCTAATTTTAAGTTTAAGTTAG
- the ftsW gene encoding putative lipid II flippase FtsW: protein MKRPPDYIIFLVIILLMGLSVTMVFSATSISAYVNYEDSFYFLKRQLTWVALGLAVMILVANVNYHRYLNWANYILLGSIILLILVLIVGNEVNGSKRWLDMGIRIQPSTIAKIAIIFYMARYIHLAQDRIKKFWTGLMPALAILGLFFVLILLEPDLGTAGTIAMTVVVMLVAAGARVLHLGGLAASGLPLFVFALMGESYRRRRIFAFLDPWADPQGTGFHIIQSLYALGSGGLFGVGLGHSKQKFFYLPEPGTDFIFAVLGEELGFVGSSVVLFLYLLLALRGLQIAMRAPDLFGSMLAVGITTWIVLQAIINIGVVTGSMPVTGITLPFISYGGTSLIVMSASIGVLLNISRFCKK, encoded by the coding sequence ATGAAAAGACCTCCTGACTATATAATCTTTTTAGTGATTATATTGTTAATGGGGCTTAGTGTTACTATGGTTTTTAGTGCTACGTCTATTTCAGCTTATGTTAACTATGAGGATAGTTTTTATTTTCTAAAGCGCCAACTTACTTGGGTTGCTTTAGGATTGGCAGTGATGATTCTAGTAGCAAATGTTAATTATCATCGTTATCTTAATTGGGCCAACTATATTCTATTAGGGAGTATTATTTTATTAATTTTAGTATTAATAGTTGGTAATGAAGTAAATGGTTCAAAGCGGTGGCTTGATATGGGGATTAGAATTCAACCATCAACTATTGCTAAAATAGCAATAATATTTTATATGGCTCGCTATATACACTTAGCTCAAGATAGAATCAAGAAGTTTTGGACAGGATTAATGCCTGCTTTAGCTATATTGGGATTATTCTTTGTTCTAATTTTATTAGAGCCTGATTTAGGGACTGCTGGTACAATAGCTATGACAGTGGTAGTTATGTTAGTTGCTGCTGGTGCTAGGGTGCTACATTTAGGTGGGTTAGCTGCCTCAGGTTTACCCTTATTTGTCTTTGCTTTAATGGGGGAATCCTATCGCAGAAGGAGAATTTTTGCTTTTTTAGATCCTTGGGCTGATCCACAAGGAACTGGCTTTCATATTATCCAATCTCTATATGCTTTAGGTTCAGGGGGGTTATTTGGGGTTGGTTTAGGACATAGTAAACAAAAATTCTTTTATTTACCTGAACCAGGTACCGATTTTATTTTTGCAGTTTTAGGAGAAGAATTAGGATTTGTTGGTAGTTCGGTTGTTTTATTTCTTTATTTATTGCTTGCTTTACGAGGATTACAGATTGCAATGCGAGCTCCTGATTTATTTGGTTCTATGTTAGCAGTAGGGATTACTACATGGATTGTACTGCAAGCAATAATTAATATTGGTGTTGTAACTGGTTCAATGCCAGTAACAGGAATTACACTACCTTTTATTAGTTATGGTGGTACTTCACTTATTGTTATGTCAGCTAGTATAGGTGTTTTATTAAACATATCGCGATTCTGTAAAAAGTAG
- the murD gene encoding UDP-N-acetylmuramoyl-L-alanine--D-glutamate ligase: MELVDKLVTVVGLSKRTGVETVKFLVQQGAKVIATDTKSQTKLAEEINLLDDYEVDLDLGGHTPELILNSDLIVISPGVPIDIPLLNQARGAGIEVISEVELAYRYTTAQILAITGSNGKTTTTMLTGEIFKETDFKTIVGGNIGRALIKDLPYLSKEDLAIAEISSFQLEGTKEFRPKISLVLNLTPDHLDRHGTFENYAAAKKKIVVNQRKEDYAILNYDDQDVRQFANSTAAEVVFFSQQEELEKGVFVTDNKIVSNLKGQTEEIISIEQLGLKGPHNLENALGAIAMSLLMGVSKDKLVKVLSEFTSVEHRIEGVATIKGVKYVNDSKGTNPAAAIKALETFNEPIILIAGGMNKESDFTDFAKIAANKIKGLVLLGETADEIEDKVKEFGFTDTYQVSGIEEATHQASQLASQGDIVLLSPACASWDMFSSYKHRGKMFKKAVQSLRRG, translated from the coding sequence ATGGAGTTAGTTGATAAATTAGTAACTGTTGTAGGGTTAAGTAAAAGAACTGGGGTAGAAACGGTTAAATTTTTAGTCCAACAAGGGGCCAAGGTGATTGCTACAGATACTAAATCCCAAACCAAATTGGCAGAGGAGATTAATCTGTTAGATGATTATGAGGTTGATTTAGATCTAGGAGGTCATACTCCAGAATTAATTTTAAATTCAGATTTAATTGTTATTAGTCCTGGGGTACCAATAGATATTCCTCTGTTAAATCAAGCAAGAGGAGCAGGGATTGAGGTTATTAGTGAAGTAGAATTGGCTTATCGATATACTACAGCACAAATTTTAGCTATTACAGGAAGTAATGGTAAAACTACGACTACTATGTTAACCGGTGAAATTTTTAAAGAGACAGATTTTAAAACAATTGTAGGAGGAAATATAGGTCGAGCTTTAATTAAAGATCTACCATATTTAAGTAAAGAGGACTTGGCCATTGCTGAAATAAGTTCTTTTCAATTAGAAGGGACTAAAGAATTTAGACCAAAAATTAGTCTGGTTTTAAATTTAACCCCCGACCATTTAGATCGTCATGGTACTTTTGAAAATTATGCTGCAGCTAAGAAAAAAATAGTAGTTAACCAAAGAAAAGAAGATTATGCTATTTTAAATTATGATGATCAAGATGTAAGACAATTTGCTAATTCTACAGCAGCAGAGGTTGTCTTTTTTAGTCAGCAAGAAGAACTAGAGAAAGGGGTCTTTGTTACTGATAATAAAATAGTTAGCAATCTTAAAGGCCAAACTGAAGAGATAATTAGTATAGAGCAACTAGGACTTAAAGGTCCTCACAATCTAGAGAATGCTTTAGGAGCAATAGCAATGTCTTTATTAATGGGGGTTAGTAAAGACAAACTAGTAAAAGTATTGAGTGAGTTTACAAGTGTTGAACATAGAATTGAGGGTGTAGCAACAATAAAAGGAGTTAAGTATGTTAATGATTCTAAAGGAACCAATCCAGCAGCAGCAATTAAGGCTTTAGAGACTTTTAATGAACCTATTATTTTGATTGCTGGGGGGATGAATAAAGAGTCTGATTTTACTGATTTTGCTAAGATAGCAGCCAATAAAATTAAGGGGTTGGTTTTATTAGGAGAGACTGCAGATGAAATTGAAGATAAAGTAAAGGAGTTTGGTTTTACAGATACATATCAGGTTTCAGGAATTGAAGAAGCTACTCACCAAGCTTCTCAATTAGCTTCTCAAGGAGATATAGTTTTATTATCACCAGCATGTGCAAGCTGGGATATGTTCAGTAGCTATAAGCACCGTGGTAAAATGTTTAAAAAGGCTGTGCAAAGTTTAAGGAGGGGTTAA